The Kluyveromyces lactis strain NRRL Y-1140 chromosome D complete sequence genome has a window encoding:
- the CYB2 gene encoding L-lactate dehydrogenase (cytochrome) (similar to uniprot|P00175 Saccharomyces cerevisiae YML054C CYB2 Cytochrome b2 (L-lactate cytochrome-c oxidoreductase) component of the mitochondrial intermembrane space required for lactate utilization expression is repressed by glucose and anaerobic conditions): MRSAVRVFGKNRVSGLRFASTSSKSPIHKSSATLRFGRSAKSGYSAFSFGKKVITGGAFLVAGSVGIALISQFNDSVENGAKVDMTKPKVSPTEVAKHSSPKDCWVVIEGYVYNLTDFISAHPGGPAIIENNAGKDVTKIFAPIHAPDVIEKYIAPENRIGPLDGTMPDDLVCAALTPGETPEDVARKEQLRQSLPDIDSLVNIYDFEFLASQILTKQAWSYYSSAADDEVTHRENHAAYHRIFFKPRILVNVKEVDTSTTMLGEKVGVPFYVSATALCKLGNPKEGEKDIARGCGESDVKPVQMISTLASCSLQEIVEAAPSKEQIQWFQLYVNSDRKITEDLIKNVEKLGLKAIFVTVDAPSLGNREKDAKVKFTNSNGAKAMEKSKVKESKGASRALSSFIDPALNWDDIIEFKKKTKLPIVIKGVQCVEDVLKAAEIGVAGVVLSNHGGRQLDFSRAPIEVLAETMPVLREKKLDDKIEIFIDGGVRRGTDILKALCLGAKGVGLGRPFLYSNSCYGKEGVKKAIELLKDELEMSMRLLGVTSIDQLSEKYLDLSTIHGRTVNVPRDNLYREVYVPHEPTQFLEE; the protein is encoded by the coding sequence ATGAGATCAGCCGTAAGAGTTTTTGGTAAGAACCGTGTTAGTGGGTTGAGATTTGCTAGCACCAGTAGTAAATCTCCAATTCATAAGTCTAGTGCTACTCTGCGTTTTGGGAGATCAGCTAAGTCTGGCTATAGTGCGTTTTCGTTCGGTAAGAAAGTCATCACTGGTGGTGCCTTTCTTGTTGCCGGTTCGGTTGGTATTGCATTGATTTCTCAATTCAATGATAGCGTTGAAAATGGTGCCAAGGTCGATATGACGAAACCAAAGGTTTCTCCAACAGAAGTCGCAAAGCACTCTTCTCCCAAAGACTGTTGGGTGGTCATTGAGGGTTACGTATACAATTTGACTGATTTCATCAGCGCCCATCCTGGTGGTCCAGCTATCATTGAGAACAACGCAGGAAAAGATGTGACCAAGATCTTTGCTCCAATTCATGCTCCAGATGTCATCGAAAAATACATTGCTCCAGAGAACAGAATTGGTCCACTAGATGGTACAATGCCTGATGACTTGGTCTGTGCTGCATTGACCCCAGGTGAAACTCCCGAAGATGTGGCAAGAAAGGAACAATTGCGTCAATCTTTACCCGATATTGATTCCTTGGTTAACATCTATGATTTCGAATTCTTGGCATCCCAAATCTTGACTAAGCAAGCTTGGTCTTACTACTCTTCTGCCGCTGATGATGAAGTTACACATAGAGAAAACCACGCTGCATACCATCGTATATTCTTCAAGCCAAGAATCTTGGTTAACGTTAAGGAAGTTGACACTTCCACTACAATGTTAGGTGAAAAAGTCGGTGTTCCATTTTATGTGTCTGCCACCGCATTGTGTAAACTAGGTAACCCCAAGGAAGGTGAAAAGGACATCGCAAGAGGTTGCGGTGAAAGTGACGTGAAACCTGTTCAAATGATTTCCACTTTGgcttcttgttctttacAAGAAATCGTGGAAGCAGCCCCATCTAAGGAACAAATCCAATGGTTCCAATTGTATGTGAACAGTGACCGTAAGATCACTGAAGATCTAATCAAGAACGTTGAAAAATTAGGATTAAAGGCCATTTTCGTTACAGTAGATGCTCCTTCCTTAGGTAACAGAGAAAAAGATGCTAAAGTCAAATTTACAAACTCAAACGGTGCCAAGGCTATGGAAAAAAGTAAGGTTAAGGAATCTAAGGGTGCTTCTAGAGCTCTCTCGTCATTCATTGATCCTGCATTAAACTGGGATGATATCATCGAATTTAAGAAAAAGACCAAATTGCCAATCGTCATCAAGGGTGTTCAATGTGTTGAAGATGTCTTGAAAGCTGCTGAAATCGGTGTTGCAGGTGTCGTTCTATCTAACCACGGTGGTAGACAATTGGATTTCTCTAGGGCTCCTATCGAAGTGTTGGCTGAGACTATGCCAGTGCtaagagaaaagaaattggatGATAAAATCGAAATTTTCATTGATGGTGGTGTTAGAAGAGGTACCGATATCCTAAAGGCATTGTGTCTTGGTGCCAAGGGTGTCGGTCTAGGTAGACCATTCTTATACTCTAACAGTTGCTACGGTAAAGAAGGTGTCAAGAAAGCCATTGAGCTATTAAAGGACGAATTGGAAATGTCGATGAGATTACTCGGTGTCACAAGTATAGACCAATTATCCGAAAAATACCTAGATCTATCTACAATCCATGGTAGAACTGTCAATGTTCCTCGCGATAACCTATACCGTGAGGTATATGTCCCACATGAACCAACTCAATTCTTAGAGGAATGA
- the YKT6 gene encoding palmitoyltransferase YKT6 (highly similar to uniprot|P36015 Saccharomyces cerevisiae YKL196C YKT6 v-SNARE (synaptobrevin) essential for endoplasmic reticulum-Golgi transport): MKIYYIGVLRNSDDKTLELSSVKDLSQFGFFERNSVAQFMSFFSETVAGRTSAGQRQSVEEGNYVGHVYARPEGICGVLITDKEYPVRPAYTLLNKVLDEYLVAHPPIQWKDVTESDDSLKLKELDIYIAKYQDPSQADAIMRVQQELDETKITLHKTIENVLQRGEKLDNLVDKSESLSAASRMFYKQAKKTNSCCIVM; the protein is encoded by the coding sequence ATGAAGATATATTACATTGGAGTTTTAAGAAACAGCGATGATAAGACCCTTGAATTAAGTTCTGTGAAGGACTTATCACAATTTGGGTTCTTTGAAAGGAACAGTGTTGCACAGTTCATGTCCTTTTTCAGTGAGACTGTTGCTGGCAGGACAAGTGCTGGTCAAAGACAGagtgttgaagaaggtaaCTATGTAGGTCACGTTTACGCAAGGCCTGAAGGAATTTGTGGTGTTTTGATTACGGATAAGGAGTACCCAGTAAGACCAGCTTATACGTTGTTGAACAAAGTATTGGATGAGTATTTGGTAGCGCACCCTCCTATCCAGTGGAAGGACGTGACGGAGAGTGACGATTCGCTCAAGTTGAAGGAGTTGGATATCTATATTGCCAAGTATCAGGACCCATCTCAAGCTGATGCAATAATGCGTGTACAGCAAGAATTAGACGAGACCAAGATCACGCTACACAAAACCATTGAAAACGTATTACAAAGAGGTGAGAAATTGGACAATTTGGTAGACAAGTCCGAATCACTATCTGCTGCATCGAGGATGTTCTATAAGCAAGCAAAGAAAACCAATTCGTGCTGTATAGTTATGTAG
- the MIA40 gene encoding Mia40p (some similarities with uniprot|P36046 Saccharomyces cerevisiae YKL195W MIA40 Essential protein of the mitochondrial intermembrane space involved in import and assembly of intermembrane space proteins): MFRVSLQATRRVAFRSARQIRFYSAHPPSGGVSHMNKPALLLAGFSTLGAIYVADGCPTLIERKPAPAEKPAEETPAAGQSQSISEPTKDADESPVSAQEEGAEPVTTPENEITYSEETHQALAATLSGDEPAAIEPVAESVNEQATEPAASGEATNEPVTGISEDTKAPSLSFDDSKTAKGVVLEDEADKKEIQQTSPDAVKTASKDGSEGESDVVLHEKSPAEAETITEAEEQAEIRSISGGTAEQSATAAAAAAGVQGEKKNEQQTAYNPETGEINWDCPCLGGMAYGPCGEEFKSAFSCFVYSEADPKGINCVEKFSTMQNCFRKYPDYYAEQIKDEEEASAEASKIEDKSTTPVSTATSTVEVQTENAVFEPVLEKYVEENPQLKDTPEAAAVTNTDDEKK; the protein is encoded by the coding sequence ATGTTCCGTGTTTCTTTACAAGCTACTAGACGTGTTGCTTTTAGATCCGCTAGACAAATTAGGTTTTACAGTGCTCATCCACCTTCCGGTGGAGTGAGCCATATGAACAAGCCAGCATTGTTGTTGGCTGGGTTCAGTACTCTTGGTGCCATCTACGTTGCTGATGGGTGTCCTACTTTGATTGAGAGGAAGCCTGCTCCTGCTGAGAAGCCTGCTGAAGAGACTCCTGCAGCGGGCCAATCACAATCTATTTCTGAACCTACGAAGGATGCCGATGAATCTCCGGTGTCTGCTCAGGAGGAAGGTGCTGAGCCAGTTACTACTCCTGAGAACGAGATTACTTATAGCGAGGAGACACACCAGGCCTTAGCAGCCACCTTATCAGGAGATGAGCCAGCTGCCATTGAGCCAGTTGCTGAATCCGTCAATGAACAAGCTACCGAACCAGCTGCCAGTGGAGAAGCCACCAATGAACCTGTTACTGGCATTTCCGAGGATACCAAAGCTCCCTCTTTGAGCTTCGATGACTCAAAAACTGCCAAGGGTGTTGTTTTAGAAGATGAAGCTGACAAAAAGGAGATTCAACAAACAAGCCCAGATGCCGTAAAAACCGCCTCAAAAGACGGTTCAGAAGGTGAATCGGATGTTGTTTTGCATGAAAAATCTCCTGCTGAAGCTGAGACCATAACAGAAGCAGAAGAGCAAGCTGAAATTCGGTCTATCTCCGGTGGCACTGCTGAACAGTCCGCTACTGCGGCTGCTGCGGCTGCAGGTGTTCAaggtgaaaaaaaaaacgaacAACAAACTGCATACAACCCAGAAACTGGTGAAATCAACTGGGATTGTCCTTGTTTAGGTGGTATGGCATACGGTCCTTGCGGTGAAGAGTTTAAGTCCGCTTTTTCATGTTTTGTCTACTCTGAAGCTGATCCAAAGGGTATCAACTGTGTTGAGAAGTTCTCCACTATGCAAAATTGTTTCAGAAAATACCCAGACTATTATGCTGAACAAAtcaaggatgaagaagaagcttcTGCAGAAGCTTCAAAAATCGAGGATAAGAGCACTACCCCGGTTTCAACTGCCACCTCTACTGTTGAAGTACAAACTGAAAATGCCGTTTTCGAACCTGTCTTGGAAAAATATGTGGAAGAAAACCCTCAACTAAAGGATACTCCTGAAGCTGCCGCTGTCACGAACACtgacgatgaaaagaaatag
- the SPP382 gene encoding mRNA splicing protein SPP382 (weakly similar to uniprot|Q06411 Saccharomyces cerevisiae YLR424W SPP382 Essential protein present in native splicing complexes identified as a suppressor of prp38-1 a spliceosomal maturation mutation cold sensitive alleles accumulate pre-mRNA): MSEHISDDDQFKRRKISMTMNSMVFTDPYGYSDDNEEQKEEEDYEPVRQANSNDGLKSDQMLKTYGMGAKLLSKMGYKQGEGLGRDGKGIVNPIETVTRPKGVGLGMLSAVHDRDDSNYSNTSASSDESSNKKKTVEFKTRRATQLEKLIQNISLLAELKIELPDTVTRTINGSELHEEEISSLNEIANKLLQLHSDIDRIQVGLEKAQLDDERKVHQEERLQSVLEKVKEKQLSQPSLEDQITECLEINDDDILDKLCTMFLLKELNRGINTADMQVEKLNHLRAAIRFLSYRMESGYILNETQSSIYRLVYQPLCYWLDSNTGYSRMLRQITVQYLPIIDFISCREHFLSRYIMPALEIQLSPQFLSDEFMVTYGELHLILGERDLKSLKALILLEFEQFLKNWEPSMTVNPQNVILLKEAVGDSKFYELVNRYWLSSFADYFDSHFHLIDEFTDAENEIYISAIIDVLKEYNDFFDLPTRNKVYKVINNSLLKTLFQWFVFKSSTFRYEASSWLKYMINRIYTASSLDNVEEVKKLLDFVDHPSTLSDHDERLSLKSLIESTGQSESRFNAFNNTPMTKISTTFKTVVETFCHDHGLSFRKTDNDTASINIFGKEKVAPVFTVSKYNNKRVNVVLMGDILWLQRRNRTESRFEPIFLYQLLDLI; this comes from the coding sequence ATGTCAGAACATATCAGTGACGATGATCagttcaaaagaagaaagatcaGTATGACAATGAATAGTATGGTATTTACCGATCCATATGGATATAGCGATGACaatgaagaacaaaaagaagaagaagactaTGAACCGGTACGACAAGCCAACTCCAATGATGGATTGAAAAGCGACCAGATGTTAAAGACCTATGGTATGGGTGCCAAgcttttatcaaaaatggGTTACAAACAAGGTGAAGGTTTAGGACGAGATGGGAAAGGTATAGTGAACCCAATCGAAACAGTCACTCGTCCTAAAGGTGTCGGATTAGGGATGTTAAGTGCAGTACATGATAGAGATGACTCCAACTATAGTAATACTTCAGCATCATCAGATGaaagttcaaataaaaagaaaacagtgGAGTTTAAGACTCGTCGTGCCACCCAGCTTGAGaaattgattcaaaatataaGTCTCCTTGCGGAATTAAAAATAGAACTACCTGATACGGTGACAAGAACAATCAATGGTTCTGAATTAcatgaagaagagatttcctctttgaatgaaattgcTAATAAGCTTCTGCAGCTTCATTCGGACATAGATAGAATACAAGTTGGCTTGGAAAAAGCTCAACTAGATGACGAGCGCAAAGTACACCAAGAGGAAAGGCTACAAAGTGTTTTAGAAAAAGTCAAGGAAAAACAACTTTCGCAACCAAGTCTTGAAGATCAGATTACTGAATGCCTAGAAATAAATGACGATGACATACTTGATAAGCTCTGTACCATGTTCTTGCTCAAAGAGCTTAATCGTGGAATTAATACGGCAGATATGCAGGTCGAAAAGTTGAACCATTTGAGGGCAGCAATAAGGTTTCTTTCATATAGAATGGAATCTGGATATATTTTGAACGAAACACAAAGCAGCATTTATAGGTTGGTGTATCAACCCTTATGTTATTGGTTAGATTCAAATACCGGATATTCGAGGATGCTACGTCAAATAACCGTTCAGTATTTACCTATTATTGACTTTATTAGCTGCAGGGAACACTTCCTTTCCCGCTACATTATGCCGGCTCTCGAAATACAACTTTCTCCTCAATTTCTGTCAGATGAATTCATGGTGACATACGGCGAGTTGCATCTCATTTTGGGAGAAAGGGATTTAAAGTCATTAAAAGCACTTATCCTGCTGGAGTTCGAGcagtttttgaaaaattgggaACCTTCAATGACTGTTAACCCTCAAAACGTTATTCTCTTGAAGGAGGCAGTGGGTGACTCCAAGTTTTATGAATTAGTCAACAGGTATTGGCTTTCATCTTTCGCTGATTACTTCGATTCACACTTTCACCTGATTGACGAATTTACCGATGCAGAGAATGAAATTTACATTTCAGCTATTATTGATgtgttgaaagaatataatgatttcttcgatTTGCCAACCAGGAATAAAGTATATAAGGTCATTAACAACTCGCTATTAAAGACCTTATTCCAATGGTTTGTGTTTAAGAGCAGCACCTTCCGTTATGAAGCTTCTTCATGGCTAAAATACATGATTAATAGAATTTACACTGCATCTTCATTAGATAATGTAGAAGAAGTGAAGAAACTTCTTGACTTTGTCGATCATCCGTCAACACTTTCGGACCATGACGAACGGCTTTCCTTGAAAAGTTTAATTGAAAGCACTGGCCAGTCGGAATCCAGGTTCAACGCTTTTAACAATACACCCATGACCAAAATTTCTACCACCTTTAAAACTGTTGTAGAAACTTTTTGTCATGATCATGGATTATCCTTCAGAAAAACTGATAATGATACTGCCTCAATTAATATATTTGGCAAAGAGAAGGTAGCTCCGGTATTCACTGTGAGTAAATATAACAATAAAAGAGTAAATGTAGTCCTTATGGGAGATATTTTATGGTTACAAAGGAGAAACAGAACAGAATCAAGATTTGAGCCAATTTTTCTCTACCAATTACTGGAtctaatttga